Proteins encoded by one window of Chrysiogenes arsenatis DSM 11915:
- a CDS encoding Gfo/Idh/MocA family protein: MQTCNYPDTVLILGFGSIGRRYARLLTGRVPHILVCDPAYNVTVAQEPHYHGINFYHTLDDLTTVPQAVLICTPNSDHLTSLERVLAWQVPVFIEKPLCVAATEQLDTLEAQIESKKIPTMVSCNMRFHPGLQIVRRMVQSQEFGRVLHFRFEFGFDLRQWRPWQDYRQSYSARKDLGGGILLDAIHEIDLAQSIFGSLQIEFLRNSNVGHLGIETEEIAELAVRCAGTLGTIHLDYLQHRYTRQAKVICEKGTIGWDFHANMVQVWRGQDEKDTVRSAAYQFNVDDMYTAQMDDFFLRVQKAEACQNPFSEAAGLIRELDRAKQHWGCV; encoded by the coding sequence ATGCAAACCTGTAACTATCCTGATACGGTGCTCATTCTCGGCTTTGGTTCTATTGGACGACGGTACGCGCGCTTATTGACTGGGCGCGTCCCTCATATCTTGGTATGCGATCCGGCATACAATGTTACCGTTGCACAAGAACCTCATTATCATGGTATCAATTTCTATCACACTCTGGACGATCTGACCACTGTGCCGCAAGCGGTATTGATATGCACTCCAAATAGTGATCATTTGACGTCGCTGGAGCGGGTACTGGCGTGGCAGGTTCCGGTTTTTATCGAAAAACCGCTGTGTGTGGCGGCAACCGAGCAACTGGACACGTTAGAGGCACAGATCGAGAGTAAAAAAATCCCCACAATGGTCAGTTGTAATATGCGTTTTCATCCTGGGTTGCAAATAGTGCGTCGCATGGTGCAGTCGCAGGAGTTTGGTCGTGTGCTCCATTTCCGCTTTGAGTTTGGTTTCGACTTGCGACAGTGGCGCCCATGGCAAGATTATCGTCAATCATACAGCGCACGCAAAGATCTTGGTGGTGGTATTTTACTGGATGCCATTCACGAAATTGATCTGGCACAGTCTATCTTCGGTTCTTTGCAGATCGAGTTTTTACGCAACAGTAATGTGGGGCACCTTGGCATCGAAACCGAAGAAATCGCGGAGCTGGCCGTTCGCTGCGCGGGAACGCTGGGTACGATTCACCTTGATTATTTGCAACACCGTTATACACGGCAAGCAAAAGTGATATGTGAAAAAGGGACAATCGGCTGGGATTTTCATGCGAACATGGTTCAAGTTTGGCGTGGACAGGACGAAAAGGATACAGTAAGGTCTGCCGCGTATCAATTCAATGTTGACGATATGTACACCGCTCAGATGGACGACTTCTTTTTGCGAGTCCAAAAGGCGGAAGCGTGTCAGAACCCTTTTTCCGAGGCCGCTGGGTTGATTCGTGAACTTGACCGCGCCAAACAACATTGGGGTTGTGTGTGA
- a CDS encoding cytidylyltransferase domain-containing protein, which produces MILALLQARSSSNRLPGKVLKPILGKPMILHQMERVARSRHIDQLVLVTSTDPADDELATTVRTAGFEVFRGSLDNVLERFVLATKHYGGEIVVRLTGDCPLHDPDVIDAVISTMVATPADYVSNTLRYTWPDGLDVEVVRAEALFAAHALTESPFDREHVTPFIRTHVGDSACGNFTSLNVVGPSDFSGLRWTVDYPEDFAFVELVYAALYDINPYFTWLDIISLLIQQPAMIRRS; this is translated from the coding sequence GTGATACTTGCTCTTCTCCAAGCCCGTTCATCTTCCAATCGCCTCCCCGGAAAAGTGCTCAAACCTATACTCGGTAAGCCGATGATTTTGCACCAGATGGAGCGCGTCGCACGTAGTAGACACATTGACCAACTTGTCTTGGTAACAAGCACCGATCCTGCGGATGACGAGCTTGCTACGACGGTGCGCACCGCTGGTTTTGAAGTTTTTCGTGGATCACTTGATAATGTACTCGAACGCTTTGTTCTGGCTACCAAGCACTATGGGGGTGAAATCGTTGTCCGGCTCACCGGCGATTGTCCACTCCATGATCCAGACGTGATTGATGCCGTTATTAGCACAATGGTAGCAACTCCGGCTGATTATGTTTCTAATACGCTACGCTACACGTGGCCGGATGGCCTTGACGTAGAAGTGGTACGCGCCGAAGCGCTCTTTGCCGCTCACGCGCTGACCGAATCACCTTTCGACCGTGAACACGTAACGCCGTTTATTCGCACTCATGTTGGTGATAGTGCGTGTGGCAATTTTACGAGTCTTAATGTGGTTGGCCCAAGTGATTTTAGCGGACTGCGCTGGACGGTGGATTATCCCGAAGATTTTGCCTTTGTAGAGCTAGTGTACGCTGCGCTTTACGATATAAATCCATACTTTACATGGCTTGATATCATTTCGCTCCTGATTCAACAACCCGCAATGATCCGCCGGAGTTAG
- a CDS encoding glutamate-1-semialdehyde 2,1-aminomutase, whose translation MSQPSDRYHLSRQAQMHYQTLVPGGAHTYSKAADQFPYLAPGMIARGQGAHVWDLDGNEYIDWSMGLTSVSLGHAYEPVLAAVRAELEKGLNFQRPSQTEYEAAQFILNHFGGKYDMVKFAKNGSTVTTAAIKLARGYTGKSHVVYCRSHPFFSYDDWFIGTTACDKGIPSAGKSLALGFDYNDTDGLTQIFAEHGDDIACVILEPMNGIEPTPNFFPVIQDLCQRYGALFILDEMITGFKWNIRGAQAVYDITPDLATWGKGMANGFSACALTGRREIMQQGGIEAGRERLFLISTTHGAETVSLAAMMATISEMENNGIIPDNHRRAAVLKYELEALIAAHGLNDYIQLRNHIAMLHTHTCNRAGNIDLGMKTLLMQELIARGLLWQGIFYTTWSHGEAEIEQTLQAFAGALPVYRQALEDGWEKYLVGNPVKPVFRKVN comes from the coding sequence ATGTCTCAACCTTCTGACCGTTACCACCTTTCACGCCAAGCGCAAATGCACTATCAAACCCTTGTCCCCGGGGGAGCGCACACCTACTCTAAAGCGGCCGATCAGTTTCCGTACTTAGCGCCAGGAATGATTGCGCGTGGCCAAGGGGCACACGTGTGGGATTTGGATGGCAACGAATACATTGATTGGTCGATGGGTTTAACATCGGTTTCGCTTGGACACGCCTACGAGCCAGTACTGGCGGCAGTACGCGCGGAGCTGGAAAAAGGGCTGAACTTTCAGCGCCCATCGCAAACGGAATACGAAGCCGCGCAGTTTATTCTGAACCATTTCGGCGGCAAGTATGACATGGTGAAGTTTGCCAAAAATGGATCGACGGTGACCACGGCGGCCATAAAACTGGCGCGTGGCTATACGGGTAAAAGTCACGTTGTCTATTGCCGCTCCCACCCTTTTTTCAGTTATGATGATTGGTTTATTGGAACAACCGCTTGCGATAAAGGGATCCCTTCTGCGGGAAAGTCGCTCGCGTTGGGTTTTGATTACAACGATACGGACGGTTTGACGCAAATTTTCGCTGAACATGGGGATGATATTGCCTGTGTGATTTTAGAGCCGATGAACGGGATCGAACCGACACCAAATTTTTTTCCAGTTATTCAGGACTTATGCCAACGGTATGGCGCTCTTTTTATTCTTGATGAAATGATTACTGGTTTTAAGTGGAATATTCGTGGTGCTCAGGCGGTGTATGATATCACTCCAGATCTTGCCACATGGGGCAAAGGGATGGCCAACGGGTTTTCAGCCTGCGCATTAACTGGGCGTCGCGAAATTATGCAACAAGGGGGGATTGAAGCAGGTCGGGAACGACTTTTTCTGATTTCCACCACGCATGGCGCCGAAACGGTGTCTTTGGCGGCGATGATGGCGACGATTTCGGAGATGGAAAATAATGGTATTATTCCCGACAATCATCGCCGTGCTGCTGTGCTGAAATATGAGCTGGAGGCGCTGATCGCGGCGCATGGCTTAAACGATTACATTCAACTGCGCAACCATATCGCAATGCTGCACACGCACACCTGCAATCGTGCGGGAAATATTGACCTTGGGATGAAAACCTTGCTGATGCAAGAGCTAATTGCCCGTGGTCTGCTGTGGCAGGGGATTTTCTACACGACGTGGAGTCATGGCGAAGCAGAAATTGAGCAGACACTGCAGGCCTTTGCCGGAGCGCTGCCAGTGTATCGTCAGGCGTTAGAAGATGGCTGGGAGAAATACTTGGTTGGTAATCCGGTCAAGCCGGTATTTCGGAAGGTGAATTAA
- a CDS encoding GNAT family N-acetyltransferase has translation MPTAHPAYATGVKTYLTKMVLELVSERYVRWMSDPGVTRTLVAGRYPEDMESIRRFVQVHMAPPHVFLAIFWQETDEHIGNVKLTVDALNRRGEFSIVIGEKDFWGKGVSTEVTALMLEIAFCRLNLHRVFLGVNSGNVAAIKSYQKVGFVEEGRARQEMFVDGKYEDRVIMGILAKEYFAQKNADNVSRI, from the coding sequence ATGCCCACGGCTCACCCCGCATACGCCACAGGCGTAAAGACGTATCTGACAAAAATGGTGCTGGAGCTTGTCAGTGAACGGTACGTGCGCTGGATGAGTGACCCGGGAGTCACACGCACGCTGGTTGCTGGTCGTTACCCCGAAGACATGGAAAGTATTCGTCGTTTTGTCCAAGTTCACATGGCGCCACCCCATGTTTTTCTCGCTATTTTCTGGCAGGAAACGGATGAACATATCGGCAATGTGAAACTCACGGTCGACGCCTTAAATCGGCGTGGTGAGTTTTCTATTGTGATTGGCGAAAAAGATTTTTGGGGCAAAGGTGTTTCGACTGAGGTGACCGCGCTGATGCTTGAAATTGCTTTCTGCCGCCTGAACCTTCACCGCGTTTTTCTTGGTGTGAATAGTGGGAACGTTGCGGCAATAAAGTCCTATCAAAAAGTCGGTTTTGTTGAAGAAGGACGTGCGCGGCAGGAGATGTTTGTTGATGGGAAATACGAAGATCGCGTGATTATGGGGATTCTGGCCAAAGAGTATTTTGCACAGAAAAATGCCGATAACGTGTCAAGAATATGA
- a CDS encoding YhcH/YjgK/YiaL family protein: protein MHCFSIQNIPDILSSNAIWQSATDWILQFADTAPEGIYEIIGRDMYVNLHSYYTLPFNECRFESHLHYIDLQYCIAGGERIEHAAADLLERNGEYDAVKDFQYYATSSSIKTQMIDLNPGICGIFFPGEAHKPKIHNQRDPHIKKLVVKIHQKLLSPTSHIIQQVNKQQEGACFQ from the coding sequence ATGCACTGTTTTTCCATCCAGAATATTCCAGATATTTTATCCAGTAACGCAATCTGGCAGTCTGCTACCGATTGGATTTTACAATTTGCCGATACTGCACCGGAGGGGATATACGAAATCATAGGGCGTGATATGTACGTAAATTTGCACAGCTATTACACACTTCCCTTTAATGAATGTCGATTTGAAAGCCATTTACACTATATCGACCTCCAGTATTGCATTGCCGGAGGCGAACGCATAGAACACGCAGCAGCGGATTTATTGGAGCGCAACGGCGAATACGACGCAGTAAAGGACTTTCAGTATTACGCTACGTCATCTAGCATCAAAACCCAAATGATTGATCTGAATCCTGGGATATGCGGAATATTCTTCCCCGGCGAAGCCCACAAACCAAAAATACATAATCAGAGAGATCCGCATATAAAAAAATTGGTTGTAAAAATCCACCAAAAGCTGCTGTCACCCACCTCGCATATTATACAACAAGTGAATAAGCAGCAGGAGGGTGCATGCTTTCAATAA
- a CDS encoding B12-binding domain-containing radical SAM protein yields MLEILLINTSYPLLQREYSSFGPPLGILSIASALLESGFKVTFVDPQVQPDYDDIIESSLIRGPLFVGMSAYLGENIQNALRFTRKVKNGYPEIPVVWGGPVASSLPENCIIEGGADYTVIGAGESTVVQLAHFIQNGDLESIRQHQHISVALSNGTIKKGTNYTFCGDLDDLPAIRLDLWEKGIERYRHIPIITSRGCPHRCAFCYNTFAAKGKFFLRSGKSVICEMHYWHNKFNISNFVFMDDNFLLDEARSIEIFQAAFEYGYKIGRVYGHLNNFTPSIQDILCQNKISVTMCIESGSHKIRQLLNKNINIDKALKLIQKFTSFGINFTTAFMFGLPTEDDNDIRQSIEVAAQVKQLSCGKANSMFYLYAPQPDDKIIIDTNQKEGIDFSLAVLSRVEVVPVPPTNFIDLRMRPWMTDDDSEFYLALTQLWLYYFTNQFRITFKDFDPQEILSAFPRLKRLFSGLTL; encoded by the coding sequence ATGCTTGAAATATTACTCATTAACACTTCGTACCCTTTACTCCAAAGGGAATACTCTTCGTTTGGTCCCCCACTAGGAATTCTATCAATTGCCTCAGCACTTCTTGAAAGCGGATTTAAGGTAACCTTCGTGGACCCTCAAGTTCAGCCGGATTACGATGATATTATTGAGTCTTCACTTATAAGAGGTCCACTCTTTGTGGGGATGTCCGCCTATCTGGGTGAAAATATTCAAAACGCCCTTCGTTTCACACGCAAAGTGAAAAATGGATACCCAGAAATACCGGTGGTGTGGGGTGGCCCGGTAGCATCCTCGTTGCCTGAGAATTGCATTATTGAGGGTGGAGCTGACTACACTGTTATAGGAGCAGGAGAATCAACCGTAGTTCAACTGGCACATTTCATCCAGAATGGTGATTTGGAGTCAATCCGGCAACACCAGCATATTAGTGTAGCGTTATCCAATGGCACAATCAAAAAGGGAACAAATTACACATTCTGCGGCGATCTCGACGATTTGCCCGCAATCCGACTGGATCTATGGGAAAAAGGCATTGAGCGCTATAGGCACATTCCAATCATAACATCAAGAGGTTGTCCTCACAGATGTGCTTTTTGCTACAATACATTCGCAGCTAAAGGCAAATTCTTTTTGCGAAGCGGGAAATCAGTAATATGCGAAATGCATTATTGGCACAATAAATTTAACATCAGCAACTTTGTATTTATGGACGATAATTTTTTATTGGACGAGGCAAGATCTATAGAGATATTCCAGGCTGCATTCGAATATGGCTACAAGATTGGGCGAGTTTACGGGCATCTGAATAACTTCACTCCGTCCATCCAAGACATTCTTTGTCAGAATAAAATTAGCGTTACAATGTGCATTGAGTCAGGCTCACATAAAATTCGCCAATTGCTAAATAAAAACATTAATATCGATAAAGCGCTGAAACTTATTCAAAAATTTACTTCATTTGGAATTAATTTCACAACTGCATTTATGTTCGGGCTGCCAACAGAAGATGACAATGATATCCGGCAAAGTATCGAAGTTGCCGCCCAAGTGAAGCAACTTTCCTGTGGCAAAGCAAATTCAATGTTCTACCTGTATGCCCCTCAGCCTGACGACAAAATCATCATTGACACCAATCAGAAAGAGGGCATAGATTTTTCGCTTGCTGTCCTTTCTCGGGTTGAAGTCGTACCTGTGCCTCCAACTAATTTTATTGATTTGAGGATGAGACCATGGATGACTGATGATGACAGTGAGTTTTACCTTGCACTGACTCAACTCTGGCTCTACTACTTCACAAATCAATTTAGAATTACATTTAAAGACTTTGATCCTCAGGAAATCCTTTCTGCGTTTCCTAGGCTAAAGCGTTTATTTAGTGGACTTACGTTATGA
- a CDS encoding radical SAM protein, which translates to MTRDLCHTPDYQMAMNNLNQIRVLGLKATFLCNSRCGFCWQPHRKREADISPKALDNLSPLITAGGLKIIQPAGGEIFLWRPLIDFLQYVESYNKEIKMYLVTNGTLFDTYWYHRVESGFISTVSLSVNAPTRDLYQKISGRDNFLKVKHAIDTLSEIKKKTPFTLQISFVMTRPLLGKLNEFVTLAAGKADTLLIRKWRAPSIYEEDLAFYRENHIPAHLEEEMVCEILRTHDLATSQGLCFDYSQYSLDVNRAPIFSPFQTPSYEFTDQRCVHLDNQIQVEHTGNVRLGCNFSGQSIGNLNDKNIVEILADPSVNKIRERVVGNKDYLFCPPKMGLFSCPFSLREIQQMKGINRYITELPRFAFVRNSRVMLQPRILEHYRKIIAGTVELLTSSTPAHVAEYGYGPLTPVMVAVATSYWPCRAVDPRTVDHIRKYMTNCCLPNADKYVQNTNNPLRNKDKSSFSVVVLNENATEQDVIEATENVISDGHLVVHAGIYHHIEIRKLLITLLESPEWLLVHNFGYLTFCFKKTLSSKSRIHQALRDTYSDVMQAVDSMLLLQKKGIRKIALFGAGRHTRWLQTFSTLYLGRSPQIIAIVDDHPDINANCFNMCVTKPSALNIESIDAILLSTNDKQKIFFDRCRLLYGEKVRLIDLYATSLQ; encoded by the coding sequence ATGACTAGAGATCTATGTCATACGCCAGACTATCAGATGGCAATGAATAACTTAAATCAGATTAGGGTGCTTGGCTTAAAAGCAACATTTTTGTGCAACAGTCGGTGCGGTTTTTGCTGGCAGCCCCACAGAAAACGTGAAGCCGATATCTCTCCGAAAGCGCTGGACAACCTATCACCACTTATTACTGCGGGGGGGCTGAAAATAATCCAGCCAGCGGGCGGGGAAATATTTCTCTGGAGGCCGCTTATCGATTTTTTACAATATGTGGAAAGTTACAACAAAGAGATCAAAATGTACCTTGTAACGAATGGGACTCTCTTTGACACATATTGGTACCACCGGGTAGAGTCGGGATTTATTTCTACTGTGAGTCTTAGTGTTAACGCCCCAACTAGAGATCTGTACCAGAAAATCAGCGGACGAGATAATTTCCTGAAAGTTAAACATGCAATTGACACACTCAGCGAAATTAAGAAAAAAACCCCTTTCACTCTGCAAATTTCATTTGTAATGACAAGACCTTTATTGGGTAAACTGAATGAATTTGTTACTCTTGCTGCGGGAAAGGCAGATACCTTGCTTATACGCAAGTGGCGTGCACCATCAATTTACGAAGAAGATTTAGCATTTTACCGAGAAAATCACATTCCCGCGCACCTTGAGGAAGAGATGGTCTGTGAAATTCTTCGCACCCACGACCTTGCTACCTCACAAGGGCTTTGTTTTGATTACTCACAATATAGCTTAGACGTAAATAGGGCACCCATCTTTTCTCCTTTTCAAACCCCAAGCTATGAGTTCACTGACCAAAGGTGTGTACACCTCGACAACCAGATACAAGTAGAACACACCGGCAACGTGAGACTAGGTTGTAATTTCTCTGGGCAAAGCATAGGAAACCTTAATGATAAAAATATTGTGGAAATCTTAGCAGACCCCTCAGTGAACAAGATAAGAGAAAGGGTGGTTGGAAACAAAGATTATCTCTTTTGTCCCCCAAAAATGGGGCTCTTCTCATGTCCTTTTTCGCTTCGTGAGATCCAACAGATGAAAGGGATTAACCGTTATATAACAGAACTCCCTCGTTTTGCATTTGTACGTAACTCGCGTGTAATGCTTCAACCACGCATTCTGGAACATTATAGGAAGATAATAGCAGGTACAGTTGAACTGCTAACATCATCAACTCCTGCCCATGTCGCAGAATATGGTTATGGCCCACTAACGCCCGTTATGGTGGCTGTTGCAACATCATACTGGCCATGCCGAGCTGTAGATCCTAGAACAGTTGATCATATTAGAAAATACATGACAAACTGTTGCCTGCCTAACGCAGACAAATATGTTCAAAATACAAATAACCCGTTACGGAATAAGGATAAAAGTTCTTTTTCTGTAGTTGTACTCAACGAAAATGCAACTGAACAGGATGTGATTGAAGCTACAGAAAACGTCATCTCAGACGGTCATTTGGTTGTGCATGCGGGCATTTATCATCACATAGAAATTCGGAAATTGCTGATCACACTTTTAGAATCACCGGAATGGTTATTAGTTCACAACTTCGGCTATTTGACGTTTTGTTTCAAAAAAACTCTGAGCAGTAAAAGTCGAATTCACCAAGCGTTGCGTGATACCTACTCGGATGTAATGCAAGCTGTAGATTCCATGCTCTTGCTTCAAAAAAAAGGAATAAGAAAAATAGCACTGTTTGGAGCAGGGAGACATACACGATGGCTTCAGACATTTTCGACTCTCTATTTAGGAAGGAGCCCTCAGATCATCGCCATTGTTGATGATCACCCTGATATCAATGCTAATTGTTTTAATATGTGCGTAACGAAACCATCGGCTCTCAATATTGAGTCGATTGATGCAATTTTATTATCCACTAATGACAAACAGAAAATATTCTTTGATCGCTGTCGCCTGCTATATGGGGAAAAAGTCAGGCTAATTGATTTATATGCTACATCACTTCAATGA